The Humulus lupulus chromosome 4, drHumLupu1.1, whole genome shotgun sequence genome has a window encoding:
- the LOC133832500 gene encoding uncharacterized mitochondrial protein AtMg00810-like, protein MALSRAWFDRFSKVVKNLGYIQGQTDHTLFAKHFDKGKLTILIVYVDHINVIGDDIREMNLNKKMMAREFEVKDLGALKYFLCMEFARSKKGISLSQIKCTLDLLKETGMLGSKPNKTPIELGNKAKMFKRDPVDNERYQQLVSKLIYLSHTRQDIAFVVSLVSQYMHNPCQQHLNVVYKILRYLKQTPGKGLYLKKKTSDQKVEVFTNTDWAGSIDDRKSTSGYYTLLWGNLVTWQSKKAVCCCKKQCKSRVQSYGSWSV, encoded by the coding sequence ATGGCTCTATCAAGAGCTTGGTTTGATCGTTTTTCGAAGGTGGTCAAGAATCTTGGGTACATTCAAGGACAAACTGATCATACTTTGTTTGCTAAGCACTTTGACAAAGGAAAATTAACCATCTTAATAGTTTATGTCGATCATATTAATGTTATTGGTGATGATATCAGAGAGATGAATCTTAACAAGAAAATGATGGCAAGGGAATTTGAGGTTAAGGACCTTGGTGCATTAAAATATTTTCTATGTATGGAGTTTGCAAGGAGCAAAAAGGGCATTTCCTTGTCTCAGATAAAATGCACTCTTGACCTCTTGAAAGAAACAGGCATGCTAGGAAGCAAGCCTAATAAAACTCCTATTGAACTTGGGAACAAAGCAAAAATGTTCAAAAGAGATCCAGTTGACAACGAAAGATACCAGCAACTAGTTAGCAAGCTTATCTATCTTTCACACACTCGACAAGACATTGCCTTCGTTGTAAGTCTTGTGAGTCAGTATATGCATAATCCTTGTCAACAACATCTTAATGTTGTCTATAAAATTTTGAGATACTTGAAGCAAACACCAGGGAAAGgactatatttaaaaaaaaaaacgagTGATCAAAAGGTAGAAGTGTTCACAAACACCGATTGGGCTGGTTCAATTGATGACAGAAAGTCCACCTCTGGTTACTATACTCTCCTATGGGGTAACTTGGTAACCTGGCAAAGTAAAAAAGCAGTCTGTTGTTGCAAGAAGCAGTGCAAAAGCAGAGTACAAAGCTATGGCTCATGGAGTGTGTGA